The DNA window CATCAAGCGTCACAACTTCAAACGACACCGCAAAACACACGGTGGTAAAGGTAACACGCGCAAGGTTGGTAGCATCGGTAGCATGTACCCACAAAAAATCTTTAAAGCTAAACGAATGGCAGGCCAAATGGGCGGCGACCAAGTAACGGTGAAAAACCTACAGGTTGCCTACATCTCTGTCGCCGACAACCTAGTCGGTGTCAAAGGTGCTGTGCCAGGCCCCAAAAAGGGCTTAATCGTACTAAACGGAGGTACTAAGTAATGGCTACTGCAGAACAAAAGCCAGCAAAAGTCACCTTGCCAAAAAGCGTCTTTGCAGTTGACGTGCCCAGTCACGAGCTGTTAAAGCTCGCGTACGACGCATTCCTCGCAAACAGTCGCAAGGCAAGTGCTACTACCAAGACTCGCGGTGAAGTGAGTGGTGGTGGTAAAAAACCATGGAAGCAAAAGGGCACTGGCCGCGCACGCTTCGGCAGCAGCCGCAACCCAATTTGGCGCCATGGTGGTGTCGTGTTTGGGCCAAGCGGCAACGAAAACTACAAACTCAAGCTATCGAAAACAAGCAAGCTCGTGGCGGTGCGTCAAGCACTAACTCTTGCCAATCAGGCCAAGAAGATCACTGTCACCGATGTGAAGACTACCGGCAAAACTGCCGAAGTAGCCGCCTTTATCGCTGCACAGAAGTTCGACGCAGATGCCAAGGTGCTTCTTGTTGTCGACGAAAAGACTCCAGCCCTGATGCGCGCGACGAACAACCTGCAAAATGTGCTGTTAGTCCGCGCAACCTACCTGAGTGTTTATTACGTACTCAATGCCGATCAAATTGTCATGACCCCAGCTGCCGTAAAAGCCGTCGAAGCATGGTTGGGAGGTAACAAATAATGTTTGACCGATTAAAAACCACAGATTTTCAGCGCATACTTAAGGGTAGGCGCGATAATCAACTAGAACAGGCCGCTCAGGCTGCAGAAGCTGATGCAACACTCCTTCCCGAAGTAGCAGCCATGCTTGCTGCTGCATTGCGTAATGACAAAACTCCATCTGGAGGTAACAACTAATGAAAACTATTCTCGTAACCCCTAGGGCTACCGAAAAAGCCTATCGCCTTGTTACCGCACAGAACACCTATGTGTTCAATGTGCCGACAAGCGCCAATAAACAACAAATCGTCGACGCTGTGCAGGCACAGTACGACGGCGTGAAAGTCGCTAGCGTCAAAACTGTGCTGCAGAGCGGCAAATCCGTCCGCTTCAGCCGCGGCAAACGCCGCTACCCAGGTACCATCACTCGCCAAGACACAAAGAAGGCCTATGTCACACTGAGTGAAGGCAAGATCAAGGTGTTCGAGCAAGATGCAGAGAAGGAGAAGAAATAATGCGTAGTCCAGAAATTGGCACATTTAACTCTAAACCTGAAATCGAACAAGAGCCAGTATCAAAGATATCGATGTCTCGAGAAGATATTGCTGCATATGTAAGGACAGCATATGCTAAAGATTTGGATAACGTTGATATTATCGAGACAATTTACCTAGAGTTAGAAGAAAGGCTAGACGTAGCATCCTTTGCTGTAGCACAAGATGTGATATTCAATCTAATGGTTTACTGTGCAGGCAATAAACGTTTCGAGGAGATTGTCTAATGGCCATCCAAAGCTACAACCCAACTACTCCTGCCCGTCGCGGCATGACAAGCCAAGACACGAGCGACATCACCACGCGTAAGCCGCTGAAGAGCCTTGTCAAAAGCAAGAAAATGGTTGCCGGTCGCAACAACACCGGTCGCATCACTGTCCGCCATCGTGGCGGTGGGGTGCGCAGGCATTACCGATTGCTCAATCATCGTTTGTCGAGTGGGCTCACGCTAACTGTCGAGCAAATCGAGTACGACCCTAACCGTAGTGCTCGCATCGCTCGCGCTAAAGATCAGCATGGCCTGTACCACTACATCTTGGCTGATACCAACATGCAGCAGGGTACCGTGATTAAGACCGGTGCTGAAGCGCCAGTTGAAACCAGTAACCGCATGCCACTCAGTAATATACCGGTTGGCGCGCAGATTTATGCGATCGAAATCAACCCAGGCAAGGGTGCTCAAATGGTACGTGCAGCTGGTGCAAAAGCACAGCTCATGGCCAAAGAAGGCGACTACGCCATGGTACGTATGCCAAGTGGCGAGGTCCGCAAATTCCGCCTAGAATGCGAAGCAACACTTGGTGTTGTTGGCAACGTGCAGCACCAGAACATCAAAGTTGGTAGCGCCGGGCGCAAACGCCGCAAGGGTATCCGCCCAACCGTTCGTGGTGTCGTACAAAACGCCGCAGATCACCCACACGGTGGTGGTGACGGTGGTCGCCACGGTACCGGTAAAGCACCTCGTACTCCATGGGGTCAGCTCACACTTGGTTATCGTACCCGTACCCGCAAATCAACCGACAAGATGATTGTCCGCAGTCGTCACGAAGCTAAGAGGAAGAAGTAGGGTATTATGTCAGCTGATATATTACGTTTTACAGATCCAGCTTTGCTTCCAGGAAAAGTTCCATTCACCGACAATATGAAAGCCGCATATGATGACCTCAAGGGTGATAAAGCTTACCGATCACATCCCGATCTTGTAGCTAGGTCTCTTCAGCGACTTGGTGCAGCTACCTATGGCGCAATCGAAGCAGGAAGAGATGCAATGGCTGCCGAACGACGCGCATTCGGTTTAGAAAATGATAATAAGGAGAGTAACTAATGAGTCGATCACTCAAAAAAGGCCCATTCGTCGACGCGAAGCTTGCCCGTAAAGTGGCGGCTCTGAAAGTTGGCGACCGCACGGTTACCAAGACCTGGGCCCGCAGCAGTACAATCACACCAGACATGGTAGGGTTTACGTTTGCGGTACACAACGGTCGCGTGCATGTACCAGTACTAGTGAGCGAGAACATGGTAGGCCACAAGCTCGGTGAGTTTAGCCCTACCCGCAAGTTCCGCAAGCATGGCGGTAAGGAGAAGTAGTATGGCAGAAGTAACTCTACAAAAAGTACGCGCCCATATAAAAGGCGTCGACCAGACTCCCCGCAAGGTGAGCTTGATCGCGAGCCTGGTGCGTGGCCGTAGTGTCGCAGACGCTATGGTTATCCTTGAGCACACGCCAAAGCGTGCTGCACTGGTTGTCAAAAAGGCGATTGCGAGCGCTGCTGCCAATGCCACCAACAACCACAATCTTGACAGTAAAACACTGCAGATCGCTACGCTGAGCGTGACTGCTGGCCCACGCATGAAGCGTTTCAAGCCTGCAAGCCGCGGCCGTGCGCTGCCATTCCAGAAGCGCAGTAGCCATATACTAGTAGAAGTAAGCGGTACCGAAAAGGTGCGCAAGAAGTCTGCTGAAAAGACGGCAGAAGCTGCTGAATTGCCAGCTAAGAAAGAGGAGAAGAACTAATGGGACAAAAAGTTAACCCAATTAGCTTCCGTCTACAAGTCCACAAGAACTGGACATCGCGCTGGTTCGCAAGCAAAAAAGATTTTGCCAGGTGGCTTGCAGAGGATATTCGCGTTCGCGAGCTAATTGAAAAGAAGTTTGAAAGTCGTCCGACTATCAACAAAATCGAGATTGAGCGCAGCGCCAACCTCATTACTGTTACCATCCACACTGCTAAAGCCGGTGTAGTGATTGGTCGTGGCGGTGCCGGTGTTGCAGAGCTGAAGAAAGATATCGAAAAGCTAGCGAGTCTACCTGTGCGTATTAATATTGAAGAAGTAAAACGACCAGAACTCGCCGCCAAGCTTGTAGCTGAAAATATCGCTCGTCAGCTGGAGCGCCGCGCTAACTTCCGCCGTGCTATTAAAATGGCCGCACAAAGCACAATGAACGCCGGTGCTAAGGGTATTCGTATCCAGGTAGCTGGGCGACTCAACAATGCCGAAATGGCTCGCCGCGAAAAAGTGATCGAAGGTTCAGTGCCGTTGCATACGCTGCGCGCTGATATTGACTTCCATACTGCTCGCGCAAACTGCCCAGGTGTTGGAATTGTCGGTGTGAAGGTATGGATTTATAAGGGCGAAAGGAGCACACGCTAATGCTGCTACCAAAAAAAGTTGCCCATCGTAAAGTCCGTATCGGCAAAAACGAAGGCGTCGCTACTCGCGGTCACTACGTTGCCTTTGGCGACTATGGCCTACAAAGCCTCGAAAACGAACGCATTACTAGCCGCCAGATCGAATCAAGCCGTCAGGCGATGACCCGCTACATTAAGCGCGGTGGTAAAATCTGGATCCGCATTTTCCCACATACTCCTGTGACCAAAAAACCACTTGGGCTCAAAATGGGCGGCGGCAAGGGCCAGCCAGAATACTATGTTGCCAAGGTAAAGGCCGGCACCGTGCTATTTGAAATGAAAGGTGTCACCGAAGATATCGCTCGCGAAGCGATGCGTCTCGCCGGACACAAACTTCCAGTGAGAACCCGATTTGTAAAGAGGGAGGAGGCATAAGATGGCTGAAGTAAAG is part of the Candidatus Saccharibacteria bacterium genome and encodes:
- the rplD gene encoding 50S ribosomal protein L4; its protein translation is MATAEQKPAKVTLPKSVFAVDVPSHELLKLAYDAFLANSRKASATTKTRGEVSGGGKKPWKQKGTGRARFGSSRNPIWRHGGVVFGPSGNENYKLKLSKTSKLVAVRQALTLANQAKKITVTDVKTTGKTAEVAAFIAAQKFDADAKVLLVVDEKTPALMRATNNLQNVLLVRATYLSVYYVLNADQIVMTPAAVKAVEAWLGGNK
- a CDS encoding 50S ribosomal protein L23, with the protein product MKTILVTPRATEKAYRLVTAQNTYVFNVPTSANKQQIVDAVQAQYDGVKVASVKTVLQSGKSVRFSRGKRRYPGTITRQDTKKAYVTLSEGKIKVFEQDAEKEKK
- the rplB gene encoding 50S ribosomal protein L2, producing MAIQSYNPTTPARRGMTSQDTSDITTRKPLKSLVKSKKMVAGRNNTGRITVRHRGGGVRRHYRLLNHRLSSGLTLTVEQIEYDPNRSARIARAKDQHGLYHYILADTNMQQGTVIKTGAEAPVETSNRMPLSNIPVGAQIYAIEINPGKGAQMVRAAGAKAQLMAKEGDYAMVRMPSGEVRKFRLECEATLGVVGNVQHQNIKVGSAGRKRRKGIRPTVRGVVQNAADHPHGGGDGGRHGTGKAPRTPWGQLTLGYRTRTRKSTDKMIVRSRHEAKRKK
- the rpsS gene encoding 30S ribosomal protein S19, which codes for MSRSLKKGPFVDAKLARKVAALKVGDRTVTKTWARSSTITPDMVGFTFAVHNGRVHVPVLVSENMVGHKLGEFSPTRKFRKHGGKEK
- the rplV gene encoding 50S ribosomal protein L22 yields the protein MAEVTLQKVRAHIKGVDQTPRKVSLIASLVRGRSVADAMVILEHTPKRAALVVKKAIASAAANATNNHNLDSKTLQIATLSVTAGPRMKRFKPASRGRALPFQKRSSHILVEVSGTEKVRKKSAEKTAEAAELPAKKEEKN
- the rpsC gene encoding 30S ribosomal protein S3 — encoded protein: MGQKVNPISFRLQVHKNWTSRWFASKKDFARWLAEDIRVRELIEKKFESRPTINKIEIERSANLITVTIHTAKAGVVIGRGGAGVAELKKDIEKLASLPVRINIEEVKRPELAAKLVAENIARQLERRANFRRAIKMAAQSTMNAGAKGIRIQVAGRLNNAEMARREKVIEGSVPLHTLRADIDFHTARANCPGVGIVGVKVWIYKGERSTR
- the rplP gene encoding 50S ribosomal protein L16, whose product is MLLPKKVAHRKVRIGKNEGVATRGHYVAFGDYGLQSLENERITSRQIESSRQAMTRYIKRGGKIWIRIFPHTPVTKKPLGLKMGGGKGQPEYYVAKVKAGTVLFEMKGVTEDIAREAMRLAGHKLPVRTRFVKREEA